Genomic window (Daucus carota subsp. sativus chromosome 5, DH1 v3.0, whole genome shotgun sequence):
agagcttaattgtctcaattatgagttatcataattgtggGAATTTTTTGATCAGCTCATGCAACATACacgtgattttaatattaattaattattggatatattatcttttatttttataatatatataatgtgttatatatgtcgacttatattattcttgtttccTTTCTTTTGttctcaggattcttggaagaagacgggtttttcttttcggacattaaagttttattgtctaaatttccccggtcatcttgcatgtccgacggttagataataagctttcttgaatgaaagaattatcacggtgaactgCAGATTCATattgttgagattcattctcattgtcaaaaaaaaataaaaaaaataaaaaaaaaattaatgcatTCATTTACTGCACAAAATTTCACTTTGTTACgtgaactacttttttttttcccatatGTTACGTGAACTACTTACTTTCCATGAATGtcacaaaaattaaattttcacacatatcatttatttaaaataacgctttcaatattacatttttaaacATTAACCATCTCATTTCTTTTGAACCAACATtacaattaaataaacaaattttacGAAAACGTGCTAGCTAAAATCCTAGCTCATATAAAACGAGTCCGAGGAAGGGGAAGAGAATTTATCAATCAAGTTATCATTTTCTAGCTCCAAATCGTTGAAGTTTTTGCTAGATCACAAATAATTCAAAAGCTTCAAATCGTCAAAACTTTTAATGGGTCACAAATAAATCGAGCTCTGCAAGACTAcagggggtgtattcgattgggattttaatggattggttTTAgcctatggattttaatggattgtatgtgattttgattttgtgcggattcttgatgaaatgtcgcagagttgataggatttaagtacaatgcttcaaaatctgatggattttggtgggatttcaaaaaacttaaaatacactggagaatgtcacaaaatccatcattttatgaaatgcaaaaaaatccatcagcatttgaataccatcagattttaaaggattttaaacaatcccaaatgaataccatcagattttaatggattttaaacaatccaaatcgaataccactagattttgtagcataatttgaaatcccaattgaatacctcaagattttaatgcatttcaaacaatcccaatcgaataccctcggatttcatgaatgcaaaaaaatgttttaaaatcccaatccaatacacccctctacaTCATTCACATCCCATGCTGAATTAATTTCTATTGCTACCCAGATCATTATACAGAAAGTTTGTTTCGAATTTGATTAGTGACGGTCTCACAGAGTCACAGTTGAACCTAAAGAGATGCACACACCAGAAAGATCAGAAAAAATATACAATGGATCAGAAAAAATATAGAATAGAACCGTTTAAGTTAACTTTAAATAAgtacttcttgcttaaaataaaaaagtagagtagaaattagaagcaagttgagatttataagtgattaaaatatttgaaaaataagtatTTACACAAACAATACGAATAaaatgcttctaacttataaacccagaagcTGACTTTTAAGCCGTTGTCAAACAGTCCCAATATATTACTCGAAGAAAGGGAgacaaatattttaagataatttttttttttctttttcgaaAAGGATGAGACAGAGTGACTAGCTAAATATAGAACAAAGTGGTCAAAAAATTAACCATGATTAACGACAGTGGGTTACAACCGCGGTAAAAAGCAAGTCCATTACCCcaattatcaaaatttcaaCCACTACCTTTCCCTCTCCACCCCTATCAATCTAATAACTGCATGAAACTTTCCGTCGTACGGTACTGCAGCTCACTGTGCACACTGCGCTCCCGCGCACGTTAGCACCCCTCCCTCTCTCATCACACGTTAATCGAGGCAAAAATGCGCACGTCTTTCCCTCTTCCCCACTCTTTCCATTTTTAGCTCTCCCCATTTCTGGTGCACAACATATATACTTACACCTATACTTACAAAAACTTTTCTGTGTAGTGTGTTGGTTTTGAAGCGCatttagtgtgtagtgtgtgatTTATGTAGAGTGTTTGTGTTTGCTGTGGTGTTGTTGGAGAACTCTGTAGAAACAGTCGTTGAAGATCTTCCCGCCATTTCTGTGAGTTTTCGATCGGTTCATATTCACGccttttttgtgtttgtttttatatgttttttaagaTGCTTTCTAGTAGAttaacagagagagagagagagattgtggttatattttgtttttttgattgtttttaaatgttttaagATGCTTTGTCGTGGAttaacagagagagagagggagggagagagggattgtgtttatattttgtttttccgATTGTTTTGAAATGTTTTTAGATGCTTTGTTGTGGATTAAGAcacagagggagagagagagggagggagagattgtgttttatattttgttttgctgattgtttttaaatgtttttagATGCTTTGTTGTGgattaacacacacacacacactgagagagacagagacaaagagagagagagagattgaagcTTTGCTTTAGTGATTGAATGTAGGTTGTGACCTAATTTTGTGTTACTGTCTTAATTCGTTGAGTAGGTTGTTTTGTGTATGGCTGATTTCATTATCTGCTTCGTATATTGTGTATTTagtgatttttgttttgttgcATTTTAGCTGTAATAGTATGTATGTGTAggttttgagtttgattttgatgaCTGTGATTGAAGTTTGAAGATATTCTTATTTAAGCTTAAGCTGCTGCTAGGTATTTGCTAGTGATATGTCAATCCCTCGAGAAGATGCAAGTGAACAAGGGAATGTTGATTTTAAGTGGGGACATTTCTTAGCAAAAGGCGGGGCAAATAAAGATGTGCATTTTTATGAGTCCTTTACGTTTGATGGTGTGGAATACTGCCTTAATGATTCTGTGTATATGTGGAGGGATGATGTTGAAGAGCTGGATATTGGCAAGCTCGTAAAGGTGTGGGAGACGGCAAGCCGCAAGAGAAAAGTGAAGACAGTGTGGTTTTTACGTCCTAATGACATAAAGCATTGGTTGGGCGATGTTAAGCCGCTCAAGAATGAATTATTCTTAGCTTCTGGTGAAGGAGTTGGCGTTTTCAACATTAATCCTCTGGTATTTGCCTTCTTTATGTTCTGTCTTTCTTGTCTCCCTTTTCTTTTGTATCTTTGGAGCATGTTTTTCAAAAAAGTCATTCAACTAATATGTTATGTCTAAGTTGTACTTTTATAAAACAATGTTTACGCTGCTAATGGTTTTCAAGGGTTGCAAGTTGGGTTATAAATGTACCGAGTTTGTCATAAGCAAGCTCTACTTATTTTAATGAGCTTAGTTGACATAAGCCAAACTCATGTTTACTTTTCTATCCCCGTAATCTTAATGACTTAATGTTTTCTCAAGGCCAGTTACTTTTTTCCCTGTTCTATATCCTCTGTTATTAGAAAAGATTTGGTCCCTGCTATTGAACTTGTGTTATGCTTGCACAACATCAGACCTAAACTTCTGCAACATGTTCTAGAGTACTACAATTAAAATTGCAACTGATTATTTTAATGAACATGAAGACATTTAGTATTTCAATATATTCACGAGCTTAAGACTGTAACTTTCTCCTCTTTGATAATTGCAGGAATCAATATGTGGGAAATGCAATGTTATTTGCACATCATATGATAGGAGGAACCCTCAAGTATCTGAAGAAGAATTAAAAATTGCGGACTTTACCTTTTTTCGCACATTTGATGTTGGCAACTGCAAAATATCTGATGAATTTACTGATTTGATAGCTGGACACCGAGGTCAGCTATTCAGAATATGCTTTATTGGATTTTTTCTGCccctaatttttgatatatcaGAAACTGCATGTCATTTTATTATGTGAATAATCAATTTCACTAGGTCATtcgtatatttgtatatttattcTGAGGAAGAACATATTATTGTCCTGATGACCTATTATCTAAGTATATCTTAGATAGCTTACATCAATATAGAAGCACATGGTGGAATTACCTGACAAAATTTGCCTAGCCGTAAGGAACATTTCACTgtaaaagaaagattatatgtGCAATCTAATGCATATGATTGGGCCAGATTTACAAATTGAACCTGTCATATACTTGTAGAATTGTTGCTTTGTTTCGAAATGCAAAGTTTAGGTGACAACTTCTGCACAATGTTCCTCGAAATTTGAGGGTGCTCAGTGGACATACACCTGAATATATTTGTCTTTTCCCATATTTCGCGATTCTAACTATTTCCTTCATGAAATTATTTTGTCCACGTGTTGGGACGTTTATCAAAATATGATAATCATCTCATTTCAATAGTCATAGGAAGCcagaattttttatttgaaaaattgtcGCAACATATTCTAGTATCAACTTCTATTAGAAAGGGGTGACTCGGGAAGTTACATGAGGTTAAAAAGAGGTTGTAAACAAAAAGTGAGTTGAATATATGTAAATGTGACGTTTGCTCCCTGTATGTACAACTATAAACCTGTATGCCGTATGACTTGTATCACCGAGTCTGTATTTTTCTCATTGATATCATCATATCACTTAATTTCACTAAATTCCAGTCACCtttttgtttagttttgatgTGAACAACTGTAACAATTTTGTGAAGCCGGTCATATACCAACAATGTCATATTTTCACTTAAAAAAATTGAGAGTAGATAAACAGCACGGTTGTGAATATTGATTGTCAGGACCTAAACATATAACTCTCTGAATCACCTTCTGGTCTCACTTTTATCTTACCTCTCTTTACAAGAGATGCTGGAAAATGGGTACCATGTATTCATTATTCACCATAAACTACATTTTTAGTTTGCTTTTGTATCCACCTTTTTTTTTCATGCAGTTGAAAATTTCTTTAACAAGAAAACTGACcaaaagaataaaagattaCACGTCGAAGCGCATTTGAATCAGGAAGCCAGGAAAGTAGGTTCCCCGGCCAGGGTAGTCAGGGATAATGATTATAACAGGACTTCCTGTGTCAAGCAATTAGACAAAGGTtatgtttgtataatttttaccCATCTATATTGTGATTTAAACAAGATAGCTTGCTTTTCTCTTACTCATGATCAATGAATACAGTTGCCAGTTTGGCTAAGAAGGACCTCTTCAGAGATAAAAATATCACACAGAGGCCAAAAGCAATCCTCGGGAATGGTTCAGCGAAAA
Coding sequences:
- the LOC108220422 gene encoding protein ANTI-SILENCING 1 isoform X3, encoding MSIPREDASEQGNVDFKWGHFLAKGGANKDVHFYESFTFDGVEYCLNDSVYMWRDDVEELDIGKLVKVWETASRKRKVKTVWFLRPNDIKHWLGDVKPLKNELFLASGEGVGVFNINPLESICGKCNVICTSYDRRNPQVSEEELKIADFTFFRTFDVGNCKISDEFTDLIAGHRVENFFNKKTDQKNKRLHVEAHLNQEARKVGSPARVVRDNDYNRTSCVKQLDKVASLAKKDLFRDKNITQRPKAILGNGSAKTPSGQLLAKRKVRYLEDLTRANESDTSPYKKRAPQKNPVTSGSKEDLANFDGLLPNLPDHIQNLLNSRHPYTDKRGPSIGELNNKKSSSNLDRRADQSEHQKGLGILRQTIKVSRRPDVAMESNKWFKQKSWQERLERAHETNCLILLENLDPSYTSQDVEDIIWHAFQENVSAKMIQRNKFCSPRNGRALIIFKSKVVADSVLSELNNRCLMLDDQR